One region of Peribacillus simplex genomic DNA includes:
- a CDS encoding cysteine hydrolase family protein gives MDKKALINIDYTYDFVADGGSLTCGKPGQDIEKALVRITKEFIKQGGYTVFAIDLHENGDRLHPESNLFPPHNISGTMGRDLYGTLKEEYETNKNQKNVHYIDKTRYSAFAGTDLDIRLRERHITDVYLVGVCTDICILHTAIDAYNLGYNIFIYENAVASFNDAGHHWALGHFKGSLGATIL, from the coding sequence ATGGATAAAAAGGCATTGATCAATATCGATTATACGTATGACTTCGTGGCAGACGGGGGTTCATTGACCTGCGGGAAGCCAGGACAGGATATCGAGAAGGCACTAGTCAGGATAACAAAGGAGTTTATCAAACAAGGGGGATACACGGTCTTCGCGATTGATTTACATGAAAATGGAGACCGCTTACATCCTGAATCGAATTTGTTCCCACCGCATAATATTAGCGGTACAATGGGTAGAGACCTATATGGGACTTTAAAAGAAGAATATGAAACAAATAAAAATCAAAAGAATGTTCATTATATAGATAAAACGCGTTATTCGGCATTTGCAGGAACGGACCTTGATATCCGCCTAAGAGAACGTCACATTACCGATGTATATTTAGTCGGGGTTTGTACAGATATCTGCATTCTGCATACGGCAATCGACGCTTATAATTTAGGATATAATATTTTTATATATGAAAATGCAGTGGCCTCATTCAATGATGCCGGTCACCATTGGGCCCTTGGGCATTTTAAAGGATCTCTAGGAGCAACCATTTTATAA